From a region of the Natator depressus isolate rNatDep1 chromosome 15, rNatDep2.hap1, whole genome shotgun sequence genome:
- the YPEL1 gene encoding protein yippee-like 1: MVKMTKSKTFQAYLPNCHRTYSCIHCRAHLANHDELISKSFQGSQGRAYLFNSVVNVGCGPAEERVLLTGLHAVADIYCENCKTTLGWKYEHAFESSQKYKEGKFIIELAHMIKDNGWE, encoded by the exons ATGGTAAAAATGACAAAATCAAAAACGTTCCAGGCTTACCTGCCGAACTGTCACCGAACCTACAGCTGTATCCACTGCAGAGCCCACCTAGCCAATCATGATGAATTGATTTCCAAG TCTTTTCAGGGAAGCCAGGGAAGAGCCTACCTCTTTAATTCTGT GGTAAATGTGGGCTGTGGTCCAGCAGAGGAGAGAGTTCTTTTGACAGGTTTACATGCTGTAGCAGATATCTATTGTGAAAACTGTAAAACCACTCTTGGATGGAAATAT GAACATGCTTTTGAGAGCAGTCAGAAATACAAAGAAGGAAAATTTATCATTGAACTTGCCCATATGATCAAAGACAATGGCTGGGAGTAA